The following coding sequences lie in one Sedimentibacter sp. MB35-C1 genomic window:
- the tsaA gene encoding tRNA (N6-threonylcarbamoyladenosine(37)-N6)-methyltransferase TrmO, whose translation MNYYQLKPIGKVKNDDSGAFIELEPEYISGLQALEGFSHINVMWWFSECDSQANRNILQAEQPYKNAPTIMGVFATRSPARPNPIALTTSEIINVDFNKGIIRVTFIDANDGTPVLDIKPYTPSFDRVETPGVPAWCSEWPRSTEASGCFNWEQVFNF comes from the coding sequence ATGAATTATTATCAATTAAAACCTATTGGAAAGGTAAAAAATGATGACAGCGGAGCATTTATTGAATTAGAACCGGAATATATTTCCGGACTGCAAGCATTGGAGGGATTTAGCCATATCAATGTAATGTGGTGGTTTAGCGAATGTGATAGTCAGGCAAACAGAAATATATTGCAAGCCGAACAGCCCTATAAAAATGCGCCAACAATAATGGGCGTTTTCGCCACAAGGTCACCCGCACGTCCTAACCCTATTGCTTTAACAACATCAGAAATTATCAACGTTGATTTTAACAAGGGAATTATTCGAGTTACTTTCATTGACGCGAATGATGGTACTCCCGTGCTGGATATAAAGCCATACACACCGAGCTTTGACAGGGTAGAAACGCCCGGTGTTCCAGCATGGTGCAGTGAATGGCCGAGAAGCACAGAAGCGTCCGGCTGCTTTAATTGGGAACAGGTATTTAATTTCTAA
- a CDS encoding MerR family transcriptional regulator, giving the protein MFRIGEFSKLTQVSIRMLRYYDEAGLLKPAEVDKWTGHRMYSVTQIPRLNRILYLRDSGFSVPEIALALEMDDCLLLETLDQKRLEIMDTIQNEQEKLRKIAIAKSEIQGNKGELHYNISIKSIPEYQVLSLRRIVPTYYSEGDLWNELSAFAKEQKIVMSNHTFSVYHDTEYKEQNVDIELCVPVSKLCKNIAPFSFHIIEPVPVMACTMVYGDFSNIKGAYIAFAEWLQKNSKYRMSNPMRQIVHRGSWNESNPAKYLTEIQIPLELQT; this is encoded by the coding sequence ATGTTTAGAATAGGTGAGTTTTCAAAGCTAACGCAAGTATCTATTCGTATGCTTCGATATTATGATGAAGCGGGGCTGTTGAAACCGGCAGAAGTCGATAAATGGACGGGACACCGAATGTACTCTGTAACTCAAATACCCCGTCTAAACAGAATATTGTATTTGCGTGACAGCGGTTTTAGTGTTCCTGAAATTGCGCTTGCACTTGAAATGGATGATTGTTTACTTCTTGAAACCCTTGACCAAAAGCGATTAGAAATTATGGATACTATACAAAATGAGCAGGAAAAACTACGGAAAATTGCGATTGCTAAAAGCGAAATACAAGGAAACAAAGGAGAACTTCATTACAACATTTCCATTAAATCAATACCAGAGTATCAAGTGCTTTCTTTACGCAGAATTGTTCCTACATACTACTCCGAGGGCGATTTATGGAATGAACTTTCTGCTTTTGCCAAAGAGCAGAAAATAGTAATGTCCAATCATACTTTTTCTGTTTATCATGACACAGAGTATAAGGAACAAAATGTGGATATTGAGTTATGCGTCCCTGTAAGTAAGCTATGCAAAAATATTGCCCCGTTTTCCTTCCATATTATCGAGCCAGTACCTGTTATGGCTTGCACAATGGTATATGGTGATTTTTCAAATATCAAAGGAGCGTATATTGCTTTTGCTGAATGGTTGCAAAAAAATAGTAAATATCGAATGTCCAACCCCATGCGGCAAATTGTGCATAGAGGATCGTGGAATGAGAGTAATCCAGCAAAGTACCTGACCGAAATTCAAATACCGTTGGAACTCCAAACGTAA
- a CDS encoding M56 family metallopeptidase: MIDNLFSSALNMSFTASYVILFVLLARLFLKKSPKIFSYALWSVVLFRLICPYSFESVLSIFSLTGRTMENFRPFSDEFTTFSSIIETPANIPDGTVIENIHAVNSAPALQSIFTFVWLLGIMVLLAYSIVSLLKLKSKLKRAVHSLNNIYIFDGLKTAFVLGIFSPKIYLPADLTAKEKEYILLHEQTHIRRFDHVIKIISFLVLCVHWFNPLVWVAFFLSAKDMEMSCDEAVIKKLGNDVKKDYSNSLLSLATGRHMIYGTPLAFGEGDTKGRIKNVLNYKKPTFWIILVTVLAIICVTVGLVSNPLKAKIRINETIYYESGENIMELPYNAFEIGILDSVLHGFNKEFNSNFQAIGLDAKYAGNPIYQDPEKKNTIYLEDYTGYFIPFVSKEKAYDVNTLWENRTKYIGDNSAVGNIISSLIFPENIIYDEFELYTEGHPYTITVHLKTDTETRNFYSGSLHQHIFTQNAVVMFSLIENAEIIQFVFNDGVNSNTFQLANGTASAFLGENYFARTETREGLEKVIKDISQKVLEQTEQIKQQQVN, from the coding sequence ATGATAGATAATTTATTTTCATCAGCACTGAACATGAGTTTTACAGCAAGTTACGTAATTCTATTTGTACTACTTGCACGGTTATTCCTCAAGAAATCGCCGAAAATTTTTTCTTACGCTTTGTGGAGTGTAGTTTTATTTCGACTAATCTGCCCATATTCTTTTGAAAGCGTATTGAGCATTTTTTCATTAACCGGTAGAACAATGGAGAACTTTCGCCCATTTTCAGATGAATTTACCACTTTTTCATCTATAATTGAAACGCCTGCAAATATTCCTGACGGCACTGTTATAGAAAATATTCATGCGGTTAATTCTGCGCCCGCGCTACAAAGTATCTTTACATTTGTTTGGCTGCTCGGAATTATGGTACTACTCGCTTACAGCATAGTTTCACTTTTAAAACTAAAAAGCAAACTCAAACGCGCCGTACATAGTTTAAATAATATTTATATTTTCGACGGTTTAAAAACCGCCTTTGTTTTGGGCATATTTTCTCCTAAAATCTATCTGCCAGCAGACCTTACTGCAAAAGAAAAAGAATATATCCTGCTTCATGAGCAAACCCATATCAGGCGTTTTGACCACGTTATTAAGATTATCAGCTTTTTGGTGTTATGCGTCCATTGGTTTAATCCGCTGGTTTGGGTTGCATTTTTTCTAAGTGCTAAGGATATGGAAATGTCCTGTGATGAAGCCGTTATCAAAAAGCTAGGCAATGATGTAAAAAAAGATTATTCAAATTCGCTCCTTTCCCTTGCAACAGGCAGACACATGATTTATGGCACACCTCTTGCCTTTGGCGAGGGGGATACAAAAGGCAGAATAAAGAATGTGCTAAACTACAAAAAACCAACCTTTTGGATAATTTTAGTGACAGTATTAGCTATTATTTGTGTAACTGTGGGACTTGTGAGCAACCCTCTTAAGGCTAAAATACGAATTAATGAAACCATTTATTATGAAAGCGGTGAAAACATAATGGAATTACCATATAATGCTTTTGAAATAGGCATTCTTGATAGTGTTCTTCACGGATTTAACAAAGAGTTTAATAGTAATTTTCAAGCGATTGGCTTAGATGCAAAATATGCAGGAAATCCTATTTATCAAGACCCAGAAAAGAAAAATACTATCTATTTAGAGGATTACACTGGTTACTTCATACCTTTCGTCAGTAAAGAAAAAGCCTACGATGTAAACACTTTATGGGAAAATCGCACCAAATACATCGGAGATAACTCAGCTGTTGGAAACATTATTTCGTCGCTTATTTTTCCAGAAAATATTATTTATGATGAATTTGAGTTATACACAGAAGGACACCCATATACAATCACCGTACACTTAAAAACTGATACAGAAACTCGCAACTTCTATTCTGGGTCATTACATCAACATATATTTACTCAAAATGCTGTTGTTATGTTTTCTTTAATTGAGAATGCAGAGATAATACAATTTGTCTTTAATGATGGGGTAAATTCAAATACATTCCAGTTAGCAAATGGTACAGCTTCAGCATTTTTAGGTGAAAACTATTTTGCAAGAACTGAGACTCGTGAGGGCCTTGAAAAAGTGATTAAGGACATATCTCAAAAAGTATTGGAACAAACAGAACAAATAAAACAGCAGCAAGTGAACTGA
- a CDS encoding BlaI/MecI/CopY family transcriptional regulator → MDKLGKKQKVFADIIWEHQPIGSRALTEICEKKLGWKRTTTYTMLKGLCEKGIFENQNGTVVALMSKEDFGATQGKELVAENFGGSLPKFLAAFTRRNKLSDKDIAELQKLINEHKEE, encoded by the coding sequence ATGGATAAACTAGGAAAAAAACAAAAAGTTTTTGCTGATATTATTTGGGAGCATCAACCCATCGGATCTCGTGCTTTAACAGAAATTTGCGAGAAAAAACTGGGTTGGAAACGCACTACTACATATACTATGCTCAAAGGACTCTGTGAAAAAGGTATTTTTGAAAATCAGAATGGTACAGTTGTGGCTTTGATGAGCAAAGAGGATTTTGGAGCAACTCAGGGGAAAGAACTGGTAGCAGAAAATTTTGGAGGTTCATTGCCAAAATTTTTAGCTGCATTTACTCGCAGAAACAAGCTAAGCGATAAGGACATTGCTGAATTACAAAAACTAATAAATGAACATAAGGAGGAATAG
- a CDS encoding serine dehydratase subunit alpha family protein — translation MNEKQRKLYAILRKEVTPALGCTGPTAVSYVAAEAATAVGGNPLKVEIKVDRHIGTKNSDVGIPGTSVVGLKMAASLGALAGDAKAGLNVLHKVTNEDEQKALAFSKEGNVKVIPDLETDILGLYMDCIVTTDKGTGRAIVLKTHNNLVYREANGVKQVNIPFDRINSMNETKDVMAHYQIADFYELATKTPIEDLEFIKEAIKLNKALANACLSGQAKGAGFGISMQKRAGGDMIKRAQAITAAGAETRMIGYPLPAMSCATSGNVGITASLPLISMAEDMNCSEEQLLRALAMSFLMTICVKNRIGRVSSMCACVTAASQGIAAGAAMLLGGDLACINKAINNTIVNIFGVVCDGARLACALKLASAAGIALECAMMAYDGVETPLNEGVIGSTADMSLNFMGKFAQTGMAGSDLALCKALYEKQLEQE, via the coding sequence ATGAATGAAAAGCAAAGGAAATTGTATGCTATTTTAAGAAAAGAAGTAACACCGGCTCTTGGATGTACTGGTCCTACGGCTGTTTCTTATGTAGCCGCAGAGGCAGCGACTGCCGTTGGAGGTAATCCTCTGAAGGTGGAAATTAAAGTAGACCGGCATATAGGAACAAAAAATAGCGATGTTGGTATTCCTGGTACAAGTGTTGTAGGACTAAAAATGGCGGCTTCTCTGGGAGCGCTTGCAGGGGATGCAAAAGCAGGTTTAAATGTTTTACATAAAGTGACAAATGAGGATGAACAAAAAGCACTGGCTTTTTCTAAGGAAGGTAATGTAAAAGTTATACCTGATTTGGAAACGGATATTCTTGGACTTTATATGGATTGTATAGTTACAACAGACAAAGGCACTGGACGAGCTATTGTTTTAAAAACGCATAATAATTTAGTTTATCGTGAGGCAAACGGTGTCAAACAGGTTAATATTCCATTTGATCGCATTAATTCAATGAATGAAACAAAAGATGTAATGGCTCATTATCAGATAGCTGATTTTTATGAACTTGCTACCAAAACGCCTATAGAAGATTTAGAATTTATAAAAGAAGCTATAAAACTTAATAAAGCATTAGCTAATGCTTGCCTTTCAGGCCAAGCAAAAGGTGCAGGTTTTGGTATATCAATGCAAAAACGTGCGGGAGGTGATATGATAAAAAGGGCTCAGGCAATTACAGCAGCTGGTGCCGAAACAAGAATGATTGGCTATCCATTGCCTGCAATGAGCTGTGCAACAAGCGGTAATGTGGGAATTACAGCTTCACTTCCTTTAATCAGCATGGCGGAAGACATGAATTGTTCTGAGGAACAGCTGCTTCGTGCATTGGCTATGAGCTTTCTGATGACGATTTGTGTCAAGAATCGTATCGGACGCGTATCTTCCATGTGTGCGTGTGTTACAGCAGCATCTCAGGGAATAGCAGCCGGAGCAGCTATGCTGTTGGGAGGAGATTTGGCATGTATAAACAAAGCTATTAATAATACCATTGTAAACATTTTTGGTGTTGTTTGTGATGGCGCGCGTTTGGCTTGTGCATTGAAACTTGCCTCTGCTGCTGGCATAGCATTGGAATGTGCAATGATGGCATATGATGGAGTTGAAACACCTTTAAATGAGGGCGTTATTGGAAGCACTGCTGACATGTCTCTGAATTTTATGGGAAAATTTGCTCAGACGGGCATGGCTGGTTCTGACTTAGCGCTGTGTAAGGCGCTTTATGAAAAACAATTAGAGCAGGAGTAA
- a CDS encoding TRAP transporter small permease — translation MEYYKSIKTPALRRIYRVIIAVQRFICYICAIALPLIITYQVILRYILKAPLMGIEELLTFFIIWLYMMGGSVASEKRSHIECGILTLYIKKEKTMKIFKLFKALFSFIICAWLTRWAFWFFQYSFKLWKTSDILRIPMFLGESSMFIGLIFMLFFATVEMIDYIRDLIIFLQEGKRL, via the coding sequence ATGGAATATTATAAGAGTATTAAAACGCCTGCACTAAGAAGGATTTATCGAGTGATTATCGCTGTGCAAAGATTTATATGCTATATCTGTGCTATAGCGCTTCCGCTTATCATTACCTATCAGGTAATTCTACGCTATATTCTTAAGGCACCGTTAATGGGAATTGAGGAATTATTAACATTTTTCATTATTTGGCTTTATATGATGGGGGGATCTGTTGCATCAGAAAAACGTAGTCACATAGAGTGTGGTATTTTAACGCTTTATATAAAAAAGGAAAAAACAATGAAAATATTCAAACTATTTAAAGCGCTTTTTTCTTTTATTATATGTGCATGGTTGACACGTTGGGCATTTTGGTTTTTTCAGTATTCGTTTAAACTATGGAAGACAAGTGACATTTTAAGAATACCGATGTTTTTAGGCGAAAGTTCCATGTTTATCGGCCTCATATTTATGCTGTTTTTTGCAACAGTTGAAATGATTGATTATATTAGAGATCTAATAATATTTTTACAGGAGGGGAAAAGGTTATGA
- a CDS encoding TRAP transporter large permease, with amino-acid sequence MSTLTIVGLDVVLLVMLLMLSIPLPYCFAGALFFMSIFGNVSMKSMMLWAYSQSVGTVLLASPLFILAGTYMGGSGVAKKLLDLCDAFIGRIKGGMGVVSVITCAVIGAISGSGFTGVAATGPIMIPRMVEQGYPNGFATSLVTVSSVLGLLIPPSAIMIIYGWITETSILACFLATVGPGILVMLLFCLINLIECRKFDLKLMPPMSFAEKMEVTGKRAVSAIPALMMPIIILGGIYCGVFTPTEAAAVAAIYSIPVGIFIYKAMKLKDIKQMTFDSICSIGSIMVMIIFCLMLSQTFVMLQVPQALIKIIFSITTNKVVILILMNIFLFLVGMIVNDSTGMLLCAPLLLPLVQQLGISPIHFAAIMGVNLAMGGITPPYASILYLGMRIGKCEFKDIIGPTMKLLIFGYVPVVFLTSFYPDLSLFLPKLFGFI; translated from the coding sequence ATGAGTACATTAACTATTGTGGGGCTAGATGTTGTTTTGTTGGTAATGCTTCTAATGCTTAGTATTCCGTTACCTTATTGCTTTGCTGGTGCTTTGTTTTTTATGAGTATTTTTGGCAATGTATCAATGAAAAGCATGATGCTGTGGGCCTATTCGCAGTCTGTAGGAACTGTTTTGCTGGCAAGTCCGTTGTTTATTCTTGCAGGTACATATATGGGAGGCAGCGGTGTAGCAAAAAAGCTATTAGATCTTTGCGATGCTTTTATAGGGCGTATTAAAGGCGGAATGGGAGTTGTAAGTGTTATTACATGTGCTGTAATTGGTGCAATTTCTGGGAGTGGTTTTACAGGCGTTGCAGCTACTGGGCCTATTATGATTCCTAGAATGGTGGAACAAGGGTATCCAAATGGCTTTGCGACTTCATTGGTGACGGTGTCTTCTGTGCTTGGTCTATTAATTCCACCCAGCGCTATTATGATTATTTACGGCTGGATAACAGAAACTTCGATTCTTGCTTGCTTTTTAGCTACTGTAGGTCCAGGTATTTTAGTTATGTTGTTATTTTGTTTGATTAACCTTATAGAATGCAGGAAGTTTGATTTAAAACTAATGCCTCCAATGTCTTTTGCAGAAAAAATGGAAGTAACAGGAAAAAGAGCTGTGTCTGCAATTCCTGCTCTGATGATGCCAATTATAATTTTGGGAGGAATCTATTGCGGTGTATTCACGCCTACTGAAGCTGCAGCTGTTGCAGCAATATATAGCATACCTGTGGGAATTTTTATTTATAAGGCAATGAAGTTAAAGGATATTAAACAAATGACTTTTGATTCTATTTGCTCTATTGGATCAATAATGGTAATGATAATATTTTGTCTTATGCTAAGTCAAACGTTTGTCATGCTTCAAGTTCCTCAAGCACTGATTAAAATTATATTCAGCATTACCACAAATAAGGTAGTAATTTTGATTCTTATGAATATATTTTTATTTTTAGTTGGCATGATTGTAAACGATTCTACAGGTATGTTACTTTGTGCTCCATTGTTGTTGCCATTGGTCCAGCAACTTGGCATTTCTCCAATTCACTTTGCTGCAATTATGGGTGTGAATTTGGCCATGGGTGGTATAACACCTCCATATGCCAGCATCCTTTACTTAGGCATGCGTATAGGCAAATGTGAATTCAAGGATATTATTGGTCCAACAATGAAGTTATTGATATTTGGGTATGTTCCAGTTGTATTTTTGACTTCTTTTTACCCTGATTTATCACTGTTTCTTCCAAAACTTTTTGGATTTATATAA
- a CDS encoding ornithine cyclodeaminase family protein, whose amino-acid sequence MTKIFAIDDVKRLITMDDVVQSVEKTFCGLADGTVINPTKVTLDLGESAPYPPYEGFFNAMPAYIGYQDIAGIKWVGGISGERKKAGFPFICGIIVLADPRLGKFLAVLDGAYITDLRTGAQTAVALKYIFTDKKKLKIGIYGAGMQARTQTLAISKCFDIEELRVYDVNPIASEKFKSEMQEVVNGKIIICKEPVDACCGDAVICVTQSKKRIIKADWVKPGTVIFPMGSYQEIENEVIEKSDMIIVDHIGQALHRGALKDLSQQGKITEKDITTTIGELANGSVSLGDISDKRMICIPIGTGAMDVAVAGIFYERAIAQGLGVDFDITGE is encoded by the coding sequence ATGACAAAAATATTTGCTATCGATGATGTTAAACGCCTTATCACCATGGATGATGTTGTCCAAAGTGTGGAAAAGACTTTTTGTGGGCTGGCTGATGGCACAGTAATTAATCCCACAAAAGTTACGCTGGATTTGGGTGAATCTGCCCCTTATCCTCCGTATGAAGGATTCTTTAATGCAATGCCTGCTTATATTGGATATCAAGACATAGCAGGTATCAAATGGGTGGGAGGAATTTCAGGCGAAAGAAAAAAAGCTGGATTTCCCTTCATATGTGGAATTATTGTTTTAGCAGATCCGCGATTAGGAAAATTTTTAGCTGTTTTGGACGGAGCATATATTACGGATTTACGTACTGGGGCTCAGACAGCTGTAGCGCTAAAATACATTTTTACAGATAAAAAGAAATTAAAAATAGGTATTTATGGTGCCGGCATGCAAGCGCGTACTCAAACATTAGCTATTTCTAAATGCTTTGATATTGAAGAACTTCGAGTTTACGATGTAAATCCGATAGCGTCGGAAAAGTTTAAATCAGAAATGCAGGAAGTTGTAAATGGTAAAATTATTATTTGTAAGGAGCCGGTAGATGCTTGTTGTGGAGATGCTGTGATTTGTGTAACTCAGTCAAAGAAACGAATTATTAAAGCAGATTGGGTAAAGCCTGGAACTGTCATATTTCCGATGGGGTCCTATCAAGAAATTGAAAACGAAGTTATTGAAAAGTCTGATATGATTATTGTTGACCATATCGGACAGGCTTTACACCGCGGGGCATTAAAGGATTTAAGCCAGCAAGGAAAGATTACGGAAAAAGATATTACAACTACAATTGGAGAACTGGCTAATGGTTCTGTTAGTCTTGGCGATATAAGTGATAAACGAATGATTTGTATTCCTATTGGTACAGGTGCTATGGATGTTGCGGTTGCAGGTATTTTCTATGAGAGAGCCATTGCTCAGGGATTGGGTGTTGACTTTGATATTACAGGTGAATAA
- the dctP gene encoding TRAP transporter substrate-binding protein DctP: MLVSLVACGGSNEVVEQNEEQTVKLSLAHIRPVGSSADLAIKAFAEEATELSGGTLEFEIYPASQLGDYTTVQERVGIGDVDMQIASLGSNMDKVFAMSNAAYLCSTWDEAKKMFSEGSSLIEIYKEKLAEYNMTYLAAYPLYFGGIALNVDPVDPTNPQAHSGIKIRVPSMTTFEKTATTLGYLATPLPSSEMFTSVQTGVVDGAIGAGAEMYYGNLSGLVKYYLPINDHFEQWYMYINTDKWNSLSDNQCNAIQTAANNMQEARWKVAEAETSEYEQKLRDSGTVVVEYTDEQLSEFAHIVREAVWPVIAEEYGSEYFESVVDSIK; the protein is encoded by the coding sequence ATGTTAGTATCTTTGGTTGCCTGTGGAGGCAGCAATGAAGTTGTAGAACAGAATGAAGAACAGACAGTTAAATTATCTTTGGCACATATTAGACCAGTAGGTTCTTCAGCGGATTTGGCAATAAAGGCTTTTGCTGAAGAAGCTACAGAACTTTCCGGAGGTACCTTGGAGTTTGAAATTTATCCTGCTAGCCAGCTAGGCGATTATACAACTGTCCAAGAACGAGTTGGCATAGGCGATGTTGATATGCAAATTGCCAGTCTTGGTAGTAATATGGATAAAGTTTTCGCTATGTCTAATGCTGCATATCTTTGCAGCACTTGGGATGAGGCTAAAAAAATGTTTTCGGAAGGAAGTTCTTTGATTGAAATTTATAAAGAAAAATTAGCTGAATATAATATGACTTATTTGGCAGCATACCCGCTATATTTTGGAGGTATTGCATTGAATGTGGATCCTGTTGACCCAACTAATCCGCAAGCGCATTCAGGCATTAAGATTAGGGTGCCATCTATGACTACTTTTGAAAAGACTGCAACAACACTTGGGTACTTGGCAACTCCGTTACCATCTTCTGAAATGTTTACTTCAGTCCAGACTGGTGTAGTAGATGGGGCTATTGGAGCGGGCGCTGAAATGTATTATGGAAATCTATCTGGTTTGGTAAAATACTATCTCCCTATTAATGATCACTTTGAACAATGGTATATGTATATCAATACGGATAAATGGAATAGCTTAAGTGATAATCAATGTAATGCAATTCAAACTGCTGCAAATAATATGCAGGAAGCAAGATGGAAAGTTGCAGAAGCTGAAACTTCTGAGTATGAACAAAAGCTGCGAGATAGCGGCACCGTTGTTGTAGAATATACAGATGAACAATTGAGTGAATTTGCACATATTGTACGTGAGGCTGTTTGGCCTGTGATTGCAGAGGAATATGGCTCTGAATATTTTGAATCTGTTGTAGATAGTATAAAGTAA
- the sdaAA gene encoding L-serine ammonia-lyase, iron-sulfur-dependent, subunit alpha, giving the protein MSTSIFEIIGPIMIGPSSSHTAGMVRIGMMVNRIVNENIQYVHIEFSPKLQTTYSGHRSDAALIGGVIGLSESDIKIRDAIALARYQGIETKVDFLPEGMYPQNTARIIVGCKDGRVVTVVGTSVGGGSIIINSVDDVLLEIVPEAYHVIIWSNNDLNLSGIKGKIQSGKGQKGFVTCLTFSTMPSEVLLSQLHKLKGVMEFKVVHPIIDYGISLPNEKSYQSCLDLCKEAQQSGLTIAELAVKYEASRTGFSEKSIRDRMFQHLTKMKESVLEGEKPNKLLYGLANGRDACLLRKAVNEKKLISGGIVPLAVSRALGVMEYNGSMGIIVAAPTAGSSGIVPGCFITLLEEYRFSDEKIINALFVCGIMGVIMANRKVSFSGSVGGCQGEIGVSSAISAAGIVSLFSNDSAKVVHAMALCLKNLLGLVCDPIAGPVEIPCIKRNAVGVANAFISADMALAGIRSFIPPDEVIDALVDVEKRLPQELKCATVGGLASTCTAKKVREELLKQ; this is encoded by the coding sequence ATGAGTACAAGTATTTTTGAAATTATAGGACCAATTATGATTGGGCCTTCCAGCTCACACACTGCTGGAATGGTTAGGATTGGAATGATGGTTAACAGAATTGTAAATGAAAATATTCAATATGTGCATATAGAATTCAGTCCAAAGCTGCAAACAACATACTCGGGGCATCGCTCAGATGCAGCTTTAATTGGTGGCGTTATCGGTTTAAGTGAAAGTGATATAAAAATCAGAGATGCTATTGCTTTAGCGCGATATCAAGGGATAGAAACAAAAGTTGATTTTCTGCCTGAGGGAATGTACCCTCAAAATACAGCTCGTATTATTGTTGGATGCAAGGACGGGAGAGTTGTTACGGTGGTAGGTACATCTGTTGGCGGTGGCAGTATTATTATTAATTCAGTGGACGATGTTCTTCTTGAGATTGTTCCTGAAGCATATCATGTTATTATTTGGAGTAATAATGATTTAAATTTATCGGGAATTAAGGGCAAAATTCAATCAGGAAAAGGACAGAAAGGATTCGTTACATGCTTAACATTTTCAACTATGCCTTCAGAAGTATTGCTATCACAGCTGCATAAGTTAAAAGGTGTTATGGAGTTTAAAGTTGTTCATCCGATTATTGACTATGGTATATCTTTGCCGAATGAAAAAAGCTATCAAAGCTGTTTAGATTTGTGCAAAGAGGCACAGCAAAGTGGACTTACCATAGCAGAACTTGCCGTAAAGTATGAGGCATCAAGAACCGGATTCTCTGAAAAAAGTATTCGTGATCGAATGTTTCAGCATCTAACAAAAATGAAGGAATCAGTTTTGGAGGGAGAAAAACCAAATAAATTATTGTATGGGTTGGCAAATGGTAGGGATGCATGTTTGTTAAGAAAAGCTGTAAATGAGAAAAAATTAATCTCCGGTGGTATTGTGCCTTTAGCTGTTTCAAGGGCTCTTGGTGTAATGGAGTATAATGGATCTATGGGTATAATTGTGGCAGCACCTACTGCAGGTTCTTCAGGCATTGTTCCGGGTTGTTTTATTACTTTACTGGAGGAATATAGGTTTTCAGATGAAAAAATCATAAATGCACTTTTTGTATGTGGTATTATGGGTGTTATAATGGCAAATCGAAAAGTGTCTTTTTCTGGGTCTGTTGGCGGCTGTCAGGGAGAAATAGGAGTGTCTAGTGCAATTTCAGCCGCGGGTATAGTTAGCTTATTTTCTAATGATTCTGCAAAAGTGGTTCATGCAATGGCGTTATGTCTAAAAAACCTACTCGGATTGGTATGTGATCCAATTGCAGGTCCTGTAGAAATTCCCTGTATTAAACGAAATGCTGTAGGAGTAGCCAATGCATTTATTTCAGCTGATATGGCATTGGCAGGAATTCGCAGCTTTATTCCGCCGGACGAAGTCATTGATGCTTTAGTCGATGTTGAAAAACGGCTGCCTCAAGAGTTAAAGTGTGCTACTGTAGGAGGGTTAGCTAGTACGTGTACAGCTAAAAAAGTTAGAGAAGAATTATTAAAACAATAA